A single region of the Gephyromycinifex aptenodytis genome encodes:
- the rpsR gene encoding 30S ribosomal protein S18, protein MAKPVVRKPKKKANPLKAAKIENIDYKDINLLRKFISDRGKIRARRVTGVSVQEQRLIAKAVKNAREMALLPYSSSAR, encoded by the coding sequence ATGGCCAAGCCCGTTGTGCGCAAGCCCAAGAAAAAGGCCAACCCGCTCAAGGCAGCAAAGATCGAGAACATCGATTACAAGGACATCAACCTGCTGCGTAAGTTCATCTCCGACCGCGGCAAGATCCGCGCTCGCCGTGTGACCGGTGTTTCTGTCCAGGAGCAGCGCCTCATCGCCAAGGCTGTTAAGAACGCCCGCGAGATGGCCCTGCTGCCCTACTCCAGCTCGGCTCGCTGA
- a CDS encoding single-stranded DNA-binding protein, with protein sequence MAGETVITVIGNLVADPELRFTPSGAAVANFRVASTPRTFDRQTNEWKDGEALFLSCSAWRDMAENVAESLQRGARVIVSGRLRSRSYETKEGEKRTVIELEVDEIGPSLRYATAKVNKTSRGGGGGGGFSGGGGGGQGGGGFSGGGQQGGGYGGAPGGAARPDADPWATGPAGGGGQQSGGAPGWGNAPSYDEPPF encoded by the coding sequence ATGGCAGGCGAAACCGTCATCACCGTGATCGGCAACCTGGTTGCCGACCCGGAACTCCGGTTCACCCCCTCGGGTGCTGCCGTCGCCAACTTCCGCGTCGCGTCAACACCGCGAACGTTCGATCGTCAGACGAACGAATGGAAGGACGGCGAGGCGCTGTTCCTGTCGTGCTCGGCCTGGCGTGACATGGCCGAGAATGTCGCCGAGTCGCTGCAACGCGGCGCGCGCGTCATCGTCAGTGGTCGTCTTCGCTCCCGCTCTTACGAAACAAAAGAGGGCGAGAAGCGCACCGTCATCGAGCTGGAGGTCGACGAGATCGGCCCCTCGCTTCGGTATGCCACCGCGAAGGTCAACAAGACCTCTCGTGGCGGCGGTGGCGGTGGCGGCTTCTCCGGCGGCGGCGGTGGCGGCCAGGGGGGTGGCGGCTTCTCCGGCGGCGGCCAGCAAGGCGGCGGTTACGGCGGCGCACCAGGTGGGGCAGCCCGCCCGGACGCTGACCCGTGGGCGACCGGCCCGGCCGGTGGCGGCGGCCAGCAGAGCGGTGGGGCTCCCGGGTGGGGTAACGCCCCCTCCTACGACGAACCTCCGTTCTGA
- the rpsF gene encoding 30S ribosomal protein S6 has translation MRQYELMIILDPEVDDRQVAPTLERFLNVIKNDKGTVENIDMMGRRRLAYDIKKKSEGVYIVVNFTAEPSTAKELDRQLGLSEQVLRTKLLRPDAA, from the coding sequence ATGCGTCAGTACGAACTCATGATCATCCTCGACCCTGAGGTTGACGACCGTCAGGTCGCCCCCACACTCGAGCGGTTCCTCAATGTCATCAAGAATGACAAGGGCACCGTCGAGAACATCGACATGATGGGCCGGCGCCGTCTGGCCTACGACATCAAGAAGAAGTCCGAGGGCGTTTACATCGTCGTCAACTTCACTGCCGAGCCGAGCACCGCCAAGGAGCTCGACCGTCAGCTTGGTTTGAGCGAGCAGGTGCTTCGCACCAAGCTGCTCCGCCCCGACGCGGCCTGA
- a CDS encoding transglycosylase domain-containing protein, with translation MTSPLFWMWAILAGLLLATATFAVAYALVEVPDPNEAAQTQTSIIYYADGKTEIDRISALNREAVKLSQVPVHVRKAFIAAEDRTFYDNPGISPSGIARAVWAAVRGGQTQGGSTITQQYVKNYFLTQDQTLTRKGRELIISLKIEREQSKDQILENYLNTIYFGRGAHGIQAASRAYFGKDVSKLSLEEGALLTSVVRGPSLYDPGLGAKQKKNLQARMEYVYDGMLQQGWLTAAERKKTEFPKVITQKRRTASPGTSGYITQAVKNELVEKVGLTPEQVDIGGLRITTTIQKKDQNAAVEAVHKERPSGGRADNLRVGLVALKPGDGAILALYGGDNQLTAPYSAATQAQLQGGSTFKIFALVAALQQDISTHTTFDGSSPRYFEEFKGGGNDSGRVQNFGNHSYGWQDLRTATAKSTNTVFAELNLKVGPQATMDAAVALGVPASTAGLAPNAANVFGTASPRVIDMANAYATLAAGGIRAEPYLIRSVTSVDGRFSGYVGTASTTRVISPEVAADAVDAMQQVVKRGTAQRASRLGRPVAGKTGTTDENRAVWFDGFTPEVATAVAMYLPDEEGNAQPMRGIGGFGEVTGGSYPVDIWTRFMRNITDGTPETDFPSRAGIGDEKAQPPEPTYEEQPQEEPEWVPQPQEQPTSEEPSPEWSPTDIPQDPAQPEGETPEGGDIPEEAPPAEPAPQDEQAPQEDSETQAAANQRAGQAAKAAPTPAAGNRTTSSAP, from the coding sequence TTGACCTCGCCCCTTTTCTGGATGTGGGCGATCCTGGCGGGCCTGCTGTTGGCTACGGCAACCTTCGCCGTGGCCTACGCCCTGGTGGAGGTCCCCGACCCGAACGAGGCGGCTCAGACCCAGACCTCGATCATCTATTACGCCGACGGCAAGACTGAGATCGACCGGATCAGCGCGCTGAACCGCGAGGCCGTCAAGCTCTCCCAAGTGCCCGTGCATGTGCGCAAAGCGTTCATCGCCGCTGAAGACCGCACCTTCTATGACAACCCGGGCATTTCTCCCAGTGGCATCGCCCGGGCTGTCTGGGCCGCGGTCCGGGGCGGGCAGACCCAGGGTGGCTCGACGATCACGCAGCAGTACGTGAAGAACTACTTCCTCACCCAGGATCAGACGCTCACCCGAAAAGGCCGGGAACTCATCATCTCGCTGAAGATCGAGCGGGAGCAGAGCAAGGATCAAATCCTGGAGAACTACCTCAACACGATCTATTTCGGGCGGGGCGCGCACGGCATCCAGGCAGCTTCCCGGGCCTACTTCGGTAAAGACGTCAGCAAGCTCAGCCTGGAGGAGGGTGCCCTGCTCACCTCGGTGGTGCGGGGACCGTCGCTGTACGACCCGGGCTTGGGTGCCAAACAGAAGAAGAACCTGCAGGCGCGGATGGAGTACGTCTATGACGGGATGCTCCAGCAGGGTTGGCTGACTGCCGCCGAACGCAAAAAGACCGAGTTCCCGAAGGTCATCACGCAAAAGCGGCGCACCGCGAGCCCGGGGACCTCGGGGTACATCACGCAGGCAGTGAAGAACGAACTTGTGGAAAAGGTGGGCCTGACCCCCGAACAGGTGGACATTGGTGGGCTGCGCATCACGACCACCATCCAGAAGAAGGATCAGAACGCTGCCGTGGAAGCGGTGCACAAGGAACGCCCGAGCGGGGGGCGTGCGGACAACCTGCGGGTGGGGCTGGTCGCTCTCAAGCCCGGCGACGGCGCGATTCTGGCGTTGTACGGCGGGGACAACCAGTTGACCGCGCCGTACAGCGCCGCGACGCAGGCCCAGTTGCAGGGCGGTTCCACCTTCAAGATCTTTGCCCTGGTCGCCGCGCTGCAGCAGGACATCAGCACGCACACCACCTTCGACGGTTCCAGCCCCCGGTATTTCGAGGAGTTCAAGGGCGGGGGCAACGACTCGGGACGGGTACAGAACTTCGGCAATCACAGTTACGGCTGGCAAGACCTGCGCACCGCCACGGCCAAGTCGACGAACACGGTCTTTGCTGAGCTGAACCTCAAGGTCGGACCGCAGGCGACGATGGATGCTGCGGTGGCGCTGGGGGTGCCCGCCTCCACAGCGGGTCTGGCGCCGAACGCGGCAAACGTCTTCGGCACCGCCTCGCCGCGAGTGATCGACATGGCCAATGCATACGCGACTCTGGCCGCGGGTGGCATCCGGGCCGAGCCGTATCTCATTCGCAGCGTCACCAGCGTCGACGGGCGGTTCAGCGGTTATGTCGGGACCGCTTCCACCACCCGGGTCATCAGCCCCGAGGTCGCCGCCGACGCGGTGGATGCCATGCAGCAGGTCGTCAAGCGCGGCACGGCGCAGAGGGCGAGCCGGCTCGGGCGGCCCGTGGCCGGTAAGACGGGCACCACCGATGAGAACCGGGCAGTCTGGTTCGACGGGTTCACCCCGGAGGTGGCCACAGCGGTGGCGATGTATCTGCCTGACGAGGAGGGCAACGCCCAACCGATGCGCGGCATCGGCGGGTTCGGCGAGGTCACCGGTGGCTCCTATCCGGTCGACATCTGGACCCGGTTCATGCGCAACATCACCGACGGCACTCCCGAGACCGATTTCCCGTCGCGCGCCGGAATCGGGGATGAGAAGGCACAGCCGCCGGAACCGACCTACGAGGAGCAACCCCAAGAGGAACCGGAGTGGGTGCCGCAGCCGCAGGAGCAACCCACGTCTGAGGAGCCGAGCCCGGAATGGAGTCCCACCGATATCCCGCAGGACCCCGCCCAGCCCGAGGGCGAGACGCCTGAGGGCGGCGACATCCCCGAAGAAGCCCCGCCCGCTGAACCGGCGCCGCAGGATGAGCAAGCACCGCAAGAGGATTCCGAGACGCAGGCAGCGGCGAATCAGCGTGCAGGACAAGCCGCCAAGGCGGCCCCCACCCCGGCTGCTGGGAACAGAACTACGAGCAGCGCGCCGTAA
- a CDS encoding TetR family transcriptional regulator, with translation MGSDLTAHARIRNAGLELFAQLGYERTTVRAIAAHAQVSPALVLHHFGSKDGLRTACDAHLLDLMSIHKSAALSAMSPLSLSALLADSPQFQAPAAYLIRVLIDGGDLAGELFERIAAGVEDQLALGEKADNIKPSLDPAGRAAVLTAYGLGALVFQQPLARRLGGTALFDADVLTKYSRLALELYTQGLINPDLVTDDVDRAATRERQED, from the coding sequence ATGGGTTCAGACCTAACGGCTCACGCTCGGATCCGCAACGCCGGGCTGGAGCTGTTCGCCCAACTGGGCTACGAACGAACGACCGTGCGCGCCATCGCCGCCCACGCCCAGGTCTCGCCCGCTTTGGTGCTGCACCACTTCGGCAGCAAAGACGGCCTGCGCACCGCCTGCGACGCCCACTTGCTCGACCTGATGAGCATTCACAAATCCGCCGCGCTGTCGGCCATGTCCCCGCTATCTCTGTCGGCCCTCCTCGCGGACTCACCGCAGTTCCAGGCCCCTGCGGCCTACCTGATCCGCGTCCTGATCGACGGCGGCGACCTGGCAGGTGAGCTCTTCGAACGGATAGCCGCAGGCGTCGAGGATCAACTCGCGCTCGGGGAGAAAGCGGACAACATCAAACCCAGCCTCGACCCGGCCGGGCGCGCCGCCGTACTGACCGCCTACGGCCTGGGTGCGCTCGTCTTCCAACAGCCGCTGGCCCGGCGCCTGGGCGGAACCGCCCTGTTCGACGCGGACGTCCTGACCAAATACAGCCGCCTAGCACTGGAGCTGTACACCCAAGGCCTGATCAACCCCGATCTGGTGACCGACGACGTCGACCGCGCCGCAACCCGAGAAAGGCAGGAAGACTGA
- a CDS encoding ABC transporter ATP-binding protein, translated as MPAIEIRELHKSYGPHVALRGIDVEVAHGEIYGFIGPNGAGKTTTMRILLDIIRASAGYVRVLGEDPRTGGARIRSHIGYLPGELHLQGRMNVATLLNHYAEISAAGPGSRYDWRPYAERLGLDPSRAVRGLSKGNKQKVGLVQAFAHRPELLILDEPTSGLDPLVQQEFQLMLIEARQGGQTVFLSSHVLSEIEHIADRVGVLRDGRLEVAATVPELRGRLGSSMRVQLGAAPSDQELLQLRDAAGVRSVERVPGHDDELLLDLPGTPDAALKLLARHTVLDLSAQRPDLETAVMRLYAGEHDDNPTPADLTAATSTETHDPRTR; from the coding sequence ATGCCCGCCATCGAGATCCGCGAGTTGCACAAGAGTTACGGCCCGCACGTCGCCCTACGCGGCATCGACGTCGAGGTCGCACATGGCGAGATCTACGGCTTCATCGGGCCCAACGGCGCCGGGAAGACCACGACGATGCGGATCTTGCTCGACATCATCCGAGCCAGCGCCGGCTACGTGCGGGTGCTTGGCGAGGACCCCCGCACGGGCGGAGCTCGGATCCGTAGCCATATCGGCTACCTACCGGGCGAGTTGCATCTGCAGGGGCGCATGAACGTGGCGACCCTGCTCAACCACTACGCCGAGATCAGTGCCGCCGGGCCAGGCTCGCGCTACGACTGGCGCCCCTATGCCGAACGGCTCGGGCTCGACCCCAGCAGAGCAGTGCGCGGACTGTCCAAAGGCAACAAGCAGAAGGTCGGACTCGTTCAAGCTTTCGCCCACCGCCCCGAACTGCTCATCCTGGACGAGCCGACCTCGGGGCTGGATCCGCTGGTTCAGCAAGAGTTCCAACTCATGTTGATCGAGGCTCGCCAAGGCGGCCAGACCGTTTTCCTGTCCAGCCATGTCCTGTCCGAGATCGAACACATCGCCGACCGGGTTGGGGTCTTGCGTGACGGGCGCCTGGAGGTTGCTGCCACCGTGCCAGAGCTACGCGGCCGCCTCGGTTCGAGCATGCGCGTGCAGCTAGGCGCTGCCCCCAGTGACCAGGAGCTACTCCAGCTGCGCGATGCAGCCGGAGTGCGTTCAGTGGAGCGGGTCCCCGGCCACGACGACGAACTCCTCCTGGACCTCCCCGGCACTCCGGACGCCGCCCTGAAACTACTGGCCCGACACACCGTGCTCGACCTGAGCGCACAACGCCCCGATCTGGAGACCGCCGTGATGCGGCTCTACGCCGGCGAGCACGACGACAATCCGACCCCGGCTGACCTGACCGCAGCAACCAGCACCGAGACTCATGATCCGAGGACACGATGA
- a CDS encoding ABC transporter permease subunit, with protein sequence MNLSPLVSRYFQDCARGLLGWSLAMVVICLLYLPLYPSMKQSDLLSAKLEALPPEMLDGFGLDALTMSNPAGYTEQTVFSMLGLLIMLIAAIGLGARSIAGAEESGALELTLAHAAGRRTVVLSRVLVLILFIATMALCTALAVALLNGPSQLELSGLGILAAAAGLGMIALLHGMLALALGAATGRRGLALAVASSVAVLGYLARNLGGRIADWIPDLSPFEWGLGSHPLQTGFDWTGLGGLGAGALLLAVIAVVTFERRDLRAA encoded by the coding sequence ATGAACCTGTCGCCGCTGGTCAGCCGCTATTTCCAAGACTGCGCTCGCGGCCTGCTCGGCTGGAGCCTGGCAATGGTCGTGATCTGCCTGCTCTACCTGCCGCTCTACCCCTCGATGAAGCAGAGTGACCTACTCAGCGCCAAGCTCGAGGCTCTGCCCCCAGAGATGCTGGACGGGTTCGGTCTGGATGCCCTGACCATGTCCAATCCGGCCGGGTACACCGAACAAACCGTCTTCTCCATGCTCGGGCTGCTGATCATGCTCATCGCCGCCATCGGTTTAGGTGCCCGCTCCATCGCCGGGGCTGAGGAGAGCGGCGCCCTGGAACTCACCCTGGCCCATGCCGCCGGGCGCCGCACTGTGGTGCTCTCCCGGGTTCTGGTTCTCATCCTGTTCATCGCGACCATGGCGTTGTGCACGGCCCTGGCGGTGGCGTTGCTCAACGGCCCCTCCCAGCTGGAGCTGTCCGGCCTCGGCATCCTGGCGGCAGCCGCCGGCCTGGGCATGATCGCTCTGCTGCACGGGATGCTGGCGCTAGCGCTGGGAGCCGCCACCGGGCGCCGCGGCCTCGCGCTGGCCGTCGCCTCCTCGGTGGCTGTCCTTGGGTACTTGGCCCGAAACCTGGGCGGGCGCATCGCCGACTGGATCCCGGACCTCTCACCGTTCGAATGGGGACTGGGCAGCCATCCGCTGCAAACCGGCTTCGACTGGACAGGCCTGGGCGGGCTGGGCGCCGGCGCGCTGCTCCTGGCGGTCATCGCGGTCGTGACCTTCGAGCGCCGAGACCTCAGGGCCGCCTGA
- a CDS encoding CCA tRNA nucleotidyltransferase, producing MSHPPRIGPLLAEALAQLAPSLPLLLELGARFTDAGHEIALVGGPVRDAFLGRASLDLDLTTSALPEDSEQILSGWGDTTWDMGREFGTIGARKGSTIVEVTTYRADAYDGESRKPVVAFGDSLLGDLVRRDFTVNAMALRLPDLEFVDPHEGLTDLAARRLRTPGTPEISFADDPLRMMRAARFAAQLGVQVAPEVRSAMSAMANSLSIVSAERIRDEFSKLMLADDPVPGLRLLVETGLAQVMLPELPALQLETDEHHRHKDVYEHSLTVLRQAIELEGKPGSEPEQVPGPDLMLRLAALLHDIGKPATRRFEPGGGVSFHHHEVVGAKMTAKRLRALRYDKDTIKGVSRLVELHLRFHGYGSGEWTDSAVRRYITDAGPLLQRLHRLTRADCTTRNRRKAELLRRTYDSLEERIAVLCEQEELAKVRPELDGNEIGAVLGIAPGPLVGRAYKYLLSVRLDQGVLGKEAATAVLQQWWSQQPESGATDQR from the coding sequence GTGTCACATCCTCCTCGCATCGGACCCCTGCTTGCTGAGGCCCTCGCCCAGCTTGCCCCGTCCCTGCCGTTGTTGCTCGAGCTCGGCGCCAGATTCACCGACGCAGGCCACGAGATAGCGCTGGTCGGTGGCCCGGTGCGGGACGCCTTCCTCGGCCGGGCCAGCCTCGATCTGGACCTGACGACCTCGGCGTTGCCCGAGGACAGCGAACAGATCCTGTCCGGCTGGGGCGATACGACCTGGGATATGGGACGCGAGTTCGGCACGATCGGCGCCCGGAAGGGCTCCACGATCGTGGAGGTGACGACTTACCGCGCGGATGCCTACGACGGTGAGTCACGCAAACCCGTCGTCGCTTTCGGTGACAGCCTGCTGGGGGATCTGGTGCGCCGGGACTTCACGGTCAACGCGATGGCGCTGCGCCTGCCTGATCTGGAGTTCGTGGATCCGCATGAGGGTTTGACCGATCTGGCCGCGCGTCGGCTGCGCACCCCTGGCACACCGGAGATCTCGTTTGCGGATGACCCGCTGCGGATGATGCGCGCCGCCCGGTTCGCGGCCCAGCTGGGCGTGCAGGTGGCTCCCGAGGTGCGCTCGGCGATGAGCGCCATGGCCAATTCGTTGTCGATCGTGTCGGCGGAGCGGATTCGCGACGAGTTCAGCAAGCTCATGCTGGCCGATGACCCGGTGCCGGGCCTGCGGCTGCTGGTCGAGACGGGCCTGGCACAGGTCATGCTGCCGGAACTGCCGGCGCTGCAGCTGGAGACGGATGAACATCACCGACACAAGGACGTCTATGAGCACTCCTTGACGGTGCTGCGCCAGGCCATCGAACTGGAAGGCAAGCCCGGTAGTGAGCCGGAGCAGGTACCCGGTCCCGATCTGATGCTGCGTCTGGCGGCGCTGCTGCACGACATCGGCAAGCCGGCGACTCGGCGTTTCGAGCCCGGCGGCGGGGTCAGTTTCCACCACCACGAGGTCGTCGGCGCCAAGATGACGGCCAAACGGCTGCGTGCTCTGCGCTATGACAAGGACACCATCAAGGGTGTTTCACGGCTGGTGGAGTTGCACCTGCGCTTTCACGGCTACGGCTCCGGTGAGTGGACTGACTCGGCGGTGCGTCGCTACATCACCGACGCCGGGCCGCTCCTGCAGCGCCTGCACCGGCTCACCCGCGCTGACTGCACCACGCGCAACCGGCGCAAGGCGGAACTGCTGCGGCGCACTTACGACTCGCTTGAAGAGCGGATCGCGGTCCTGTGTGAGCAGGAGGAACTGGCCAAGGTGCGCCCGGAGCTGGACGGTAACGAGATCGGCGCCGTGCTCGGCATCGCGCCCGGCCCTCTGGTCGGTCGCGCCTACAAGTACCTGCTGTCGGTGCGTCTGGACCAAGGCGTGCTGGGCAAGGAAGCGGCCACCGCGGTGCTGCAGCAGTGGTGGTCACAGCAGCCAGAGTCCGGCGCCACGGACCAGAGGTGA
- a CDS encoding NUDIX hydrolase: MTMTPRPGRPTRRLPAVLETSAGGIVVDVVEGKARIAIIARRNRAGRVEWCLPKGHQENDETLVQTAEREVAEETGINGRVLTTLGTIDYWFSTHDRRVHKVVHHYLLEAIGGHLTIENDPDKEAIDVAWVPLDDVQEHLTFPNERRIAQLAWERLAGDG; encoded by the coding sequence ATGACCATGACACCGCGCCCCGGCCGCCCTACGCGGCGGCTGCCTGCGGTGCTCGAAACCTCAGCGGGTGGCATCGTCGTTGACGTGGTTGAGGGCAAGGCTCGAATAGCGATCATTGCCCGACGCAACCGCGCCGGACGTGTCGAGTGGTGTCTGCCCAAGGGTCATCAGGAGAACGACGAGACCCTGGTTCAGACCGCTGAGCGCGAAGTAGCCGAAGAGACGGGCATCAACGGGCGTGTCCTGACCACCCTCGGCACCATCGACTACTGGTTCTCCACCCACGACCGACGGGTCCACAAGGTGGTTCACCACTACCTGCTGGAAGCGATCGGGGGGCATCTGACGATCGAAAACGACCCCGACAAGGAAGCCATCGACGTGGCCTGGGTACCCCTGGACGATGTGCAGGAGCACCTGACGTTCCCCAACGAACGTCGCATCGCCCAACTCGCCTGGGAGAGGCTGGCCGGGGACGGATGA
- a CDS encoding DUF6049 family protein, producing the protein MTHAGSSPFLMRVFVAFIFVVAGFPLPAAASGATLSASTARFGAQHPPVATTPAAVSRDTPGSAQPAQRESLHAGLVGVSPSIASPGHDLIVRLLISNPSRQPTPKTAVNLRLGTRPLRTRAEVAAHAARPATSYPSVVSTEVAGLAAGQSSPVAIRIPAERIRMPGPYGALPLSIQLTTAGASQVIATFVPFQVRKEYEPLRLAIALPLTMSPDPRLVTGTAPEVQAAWQAATDVNSPGMRALEGAADEQVTWLLDPALIDPTSAKDPTTSTPAPGSGPATAAASTPEPASSPLMDALGNRGDQGLWLLPRHDPDLSALAVSDPALLAQTLQSAAGPTGSATSLGGEPPVLAWLAGSTRESTRRTVAGAFPGEHEPTLLIPTSRIDSAGAATGQAVRTDSGRHVLAVDDTLSGLLSATSQAQSGAALSQQALADSVALLQESPGRARTVLALPERGFNPDPATLRTLLAAVNAAPWVTSTPAGQLLDRSAAAGTTPGVSVPATPAATPPSPLTHDSVAKVRALGSRAEAIAGVLESPMVPGRGLPAVLTSTRWRGQVPAWQQVTNDLEQRLNTLTEGVTVAPSTVNFFAEHGALQVTVVNDLNVEVHDVRLVTQVRGRHPRLRILSDPGPLRIRPKSRTTVRLNVEAVAAGIVPIRTYLQTPSGQPLGDVSTVHVRVRPTNGWLVLGVGAVVGLIFVAGLFRAIRAGERRVSAAELRAVESTSTGGRTP; encoded by the coding sequence ATGACTCACGCCGGCTCCAGCCCGTTCCTGATGCGGGTGTTCGTGGCGTTCATCTTCGTTGTCGCTGGGTTTCCCCTTCCGGCAGCAGCCAGTGGGGCCACGCTAAGCGCCTCCACCGCCCGCTTCGGCGCCCAGCACCCCCCCGTCGCGACAACTCCCGCCGCAGTGAGCCGGGACACGCCGGGTTCGGCCCAGCCTGCTCAGCGTGAGTCCCTGCACGCCGGTCTGGTCGGTGTCAGCCCCTCGATCGCATCCCCGGGCCACGACCTCATCGTTCGTCTCCTCATCAGCAATCCCAGCCGCCAGCCGACACCGAAGACGGCCGTCAACCTGCGCCTGGGCACCCGCCCGCTGCGCACCCGCGCCGAGGTAGCCGCGCACGCGGCCCGCCCCGCGACCTCCTACCCCTCGGTGGTTTCCACCGAGGTGGCTGGCCTTGCTGCAGGCCAGAGCAGCCCCGTCGCCATCCGCATACCTGCCGAGCGAATCAGGATGCCCGGTCCCTACGGCGCCCTGCCGTTGAGCATTCAGCTCACCACTGCCGGGGCAAGCCAGGTCATCGCCACCTTCGTGCCCTTCCAGGTCCGCAAGGAATATGAGCCGCTGCGGCTGGCTATCGCTTTACCGCTGACGATGAGCCCCGACCCGCGGCTGGTCACCGGGACCGCTCCGGAAGTCCAAGCTGCCTGGCAAGCAGCCACCGACGTCAACTCACCCGGGATGCGCGCCTTGGAAGGCGCCGCCGACGAGCAGGTGACGTGGCTGCTGGACCCGGCACTGATCGACCCGACGTCCGCCAAAGACCCAACCACGAGCACCCCCGCACCGGGATCCGGCCCAGCGACCGCCGCCGCCTCGACACCGGAGCCGGCGTCGAGCCCGCTGATGGACGCGCTGGGTAATCGCGGTGATCAAGGCCTGTGGTTGCTCCCGCGACACGACCCGGACCTTTCAGCGTTAGCGGTCAGCGATCCCGCGCTCCTGGCCCAGACCCTCCAGAGCGCTGCCGGACCCACCGGGTCGGCCACCTCCCTGGGCGGCGAGCCACCGGTCCTGGCCTGGTTGGCCGGCTCCACCCGGGAATCGACTCGCCGCACGGTCGCCGGCGCCTTCCCCGGCGAGCACGAACCCACGCTGCTCATCCCGACCTCACGCATCGATTCTGCCGGCGCAGCCACTGGCCAGGCCGTACGGACGGACTCCGGGCGACACGTGCTCGCCGTCGACGACACCCTGTCCGGGTTGCTCTCGGCCACTTCACAGGCCCAGTCCGGGGCAGCACTGAGCCAGCAAGCCCTGGCCGACTCCGTCGCGCTGTTGCAGGAATCACCCGGGCGGGCCCGCACTGTGCTGGCCCTGCCCGAGCGCGGCTTCAACCCAGACCCGGCCACCTTACGAACGCTTCTGGCCGCAGTGAACGCTGCACCGTGGGTCACCAGCACTCCCGCGGGGCAGTTGTTGGACCGAAGCGCCGCAGCAGGCACGACCCCCGGCGTGAGCGTGCCGGCCACGCCAGCGGCCACGCCGCCTTCCCCGCTGACCCACGACTCCGTGGCCAAGGTGCGCGCTCTCGGCTCCCGCGCAGAAGCCATCGCAGGAGTGCTGGAGAGCCCCATGGTTCCCGGCCGGGGGTTGCCCGCCGTGCTCACCTCCACCCGCTGGCGTGGGCAGGTGCCCGCTTGGCAGCAGGTGACCAACGACCTCGAGCAGCGGCTCAACACCCTTACCGAAGGGGTCACCGTGGCCCCCAGCACCGTCAACTTCTTCGCCGAACATGGCGCCCTGCAGGTCACGGTGGTCAACGACCTCAATGTCGAGGTGCACGATGTGCGCTTGGTGACCCAGGTCCGGGGCCGTCACCCCCGGTTGCGGATCCTGTCCGACCCTGGCCCGCTGCGAATCCGACCCAAGAGCCGAACCACGGTGCGGCTCAATGTAGAAGCCGTAGCTGCCGGGATCGTGCCGATCCGCACCTATCTGCAGACACCCTCTGGCCAACCCCTCGGTGATGTCAGCACCGTGCATGTGCGCGTCCGGCCCACGAACGGCTGGCTCGTTCTCGGGGTGGGAGCCGTTGTCGGACTCATTTTCGTCGCGGGACTGTTCCGGGCCATCCGGGCCGGCGAGCGCAGGGTCAGTGCCGCCGAACTTCGAGCCGTTGAGAGCACCTCGACAGGGGGCCGCACACCCTGA